In Candidatus Promineifilum breve, one genomic interval encodes:
- a CDS encoding sensor histidine kinase, with the protein MTDAPPPSRSTRLVAGDTASITVVAAAFVVALAAYMVDRGSPGGPPFPLSIFILAVVLGVAYLALILFGRGWLEPFARPHTNAVTMALLVILMLAIEFLLQGTYVIWLISMPLIAAAASELPPRTRWFVYLAAMFGVAAPIYLRNGNWLETLINTLTFLTAFVFVLAFVRLNQAADQARTEAEELAAQLADANRRLGDFAVQAEELATIQERNRLAREIHDNIGHYLTVVNVQINAARALIGVDSDRADAALDKAGRLTQEGLAAIRQSISSLRESPLGRRSLAEAVAALIAETQAAGIVAELRVAGSPRPLDARHELTLYRAAQEGLTNVRKHARASRVDLTLDYRDPAQVSLAVCDNGVGHSGDDIPPGFGLLGLQERARQLGGEIVTHSAVGQGYCLTINLPTHSSEPAVAAEGTV; encoded by the coding sequence ATGACCGACGCGCCACCACCCTCTCGTTCTACCCGGCTGGTTGCCGGTGACACCGCTTCGATCACGGTCGTAGCAGCGGCGTTCGTCGTGGCCCTGGCGGCCTATATGGTCGATCGCGGCTCACCCGGCGGGCCGCCATTCCCCCTCTCGATCTTCATCCTCGCGGTCGTTCTTGGAGTGGCATATCTGGCATTGATCCTGTTTGGCCGGGGTTGGCTTGAACCGTTCGCCAGACCCCATACCAACGCTGTCACGATGGCCTTGCTCGTGATCCTCATGCTGGCGATTGAGTTTCTGCTACAAGGAACTTACGTCATCTGGCTCATCTCGATGCCGCTCATCGCCGCCGCAGCCTCCGAGTTGCCACCCCGAACGCGTTGGTTCGTTTATCTGGCGGCTATGTTCGGCGTGGCCGCGCCCATCTACCTGCGTAATGGCAATTGGCTGGAAACGCTCATCAACACCCTGACCTTCCTGACGGCTTTTGTCTTCGTCCTGGCCTTCGTCCGGCTGAACCAGGCCGCCGACCAGGCGCGCACCGAGGCCGAGGAACTGGCCGCCCAACTGGCCGACGCCAACCGCCGCCTGGGTGATTTTGCCGTCCAGGCCGAAGAACTGGCGACGATCCAGGAACGCAACCGCCTGGCCCGCGAAATTCACGATAACATCGGCCACTATCTGACCGTCGTCAACGTCCAAATCAACGCCGCGCGGGCACTTATCGGTGTGGATAGTGACCGGGCCGACGCCGCGCTGGACAAGGCCGGCCGGCTCACGCAGGAGGGGCTGGCCGCCATTCGTCAATCTATTTCGTCCCTACGCGAGTCGCCGCTCGGCCGTCGCTCCCTGGCCGAAGCCGTGGCCGCCCTCATCGCCGAGACCCAGGCCGCCGGCATCGTCGCCGAGTTGCGCGTCGCCGGCTCGCCCCGCCCGCTCGACGCGCGCCACGAGCTGACCCTCTACCGGGCAGCGCAGGAAGGGCTGACCAACGTGCGTAAACATGCCCGCGCCTCGCGGGTCGATTTGACCCTGGACTACCGCGATCCGGCACAGGTATCTCTGGCAGTATGCGATAATGGCGTCGGCCACAGCGGCGATGATATCCCGCCCGGCTTTGGGCTGTTGGGGCTACAGGAGCGCGCGCGCCAGCTTGGCGGCGAAATAGTCACCCACTCCGCCGTCGGCCAGGGGTATTGCCTGACCATCAACCTGCCGACCCATTCTTCTGAACCGGCCGTCGCCGCCGAAGGGACGGTGTAG
- a CDS encoding response regulator yields the protein MAIRVLLVDDQALFREGLSTILSLQADLEVVGEAANGQEALAAAAAHQPDVILMDLNMPVLDGVAATRRLKESGAAARVIVLTTFDNDETVFDGLRAGAVGYLLKDVSSAKLVEAIRAAARGESFLQPSIAAKVLAEFNRLEERAAAAPPTALIDPLSERELEILRQLSAGDSNKEIAAHLFITEGTVKNHVTNILGKLGVRDRTQAALRARELGLI from the coding sequence ATGGCGATTCGGGTCTTACTGGTTGACGATCAGGCGCTCTTCCGCGAAGGACTGAGCACGATTCTGTCTCTACAAGCGGATCTTGAGGTCGTCGGCGAAGCGGCCAACGGGCAAGAAGCGTTGGCGGCGGCGGCGGCCCACCAGCCGGACGTGATCCTCATGGATCTGAATATGCCCGTGCTCGACGGCGTGGCCGCCACCCGCCGCCTGAAGGAAAGCGGCGCGGCGGCGCGGGTCATCGTCCTGACCACGTTCGACAACGACGAAACCGTTTTCGATGGCCTGCGCGCCGGGGCCGTCGGTTATCTGCTCAAGGACGTGTCATCGGCCAAACTCGTCGAGGCCATTCGCGCCGCCGCCCGTGGCGAAAGCTTTTTGCAGCCCTCCATCGCCGCTAAGGTGCTGGCCGAGTTCAACCGGCTGGAAGAGCGCGCCGCCGCCGCGCCGCCGACCGCCCTCATCGATCCGCTCTCCGAACGGGAATTGGAGATATTGCGCCAACTGTCGGCCGGCGATAGCAATAAGGAAATCGCCGCCCACTTGTTCATCACCGAGGGCACGGTGAAGAACCACGTCACCAATATCCTCGGCAAGCTGGGCGTGAGGGATCGGACGCAGGCGGCGCTGCGGGCGCGTGAATTAGGCTTGATTTGA
- a CDS encoding periplasmic substrate-binding domain-containing protein translates to MPRRLFAFGCVFCATYLVALLIHWTPPIAAQSPTEFLYLPQIANDFCGPFLDPFDDNGAFWFTGQADGLRAEIVEDEYRLAFAGAGEIWFITAPVCPRADYRAAVDVRWAGDGGNFIGLLFSIDDAAERAYLFAVNTDARVWLVFEVRGNGLTTVIPPTGHEAVQPGNATNRLAVAHAGDRLTLSVNNAPVGELTGVQSGAPVLAGVAAASYTTQSSADARFDNFFWSGE, encoded by the coding sequence ATGCCTCGCCGACTGTTTGCGTTCGGTTGTGTCTTCTGTGCGACCTATCTGGTCGCGCTCCTCATTCATTGGACGCCCCCCATCGCTGCCCAATCCCCGACCGAATTTCTCTATCTGCCCCAGATCGCCAACGACTTTTGCGGCCCCTTTCTTGATCCTTTCGACGACAATGGTGCCTTCTGGTTTACCGGTCAGGCCGATGGCCTGCGGGCCGAGATCGTCGAGGATGAGTACCGTCTGGCCTTCGCCGGAGCGGGCGAGATTTGGTTCATCACCGCGCCGGTCTGCCCGCGCGCCGACTATCGGGCGGCGGTTGACGTGCGTTGGGCAGGCGACGGCGGCAATTTCATCGGCTTGCTCTTCAGCATCGACGACGCGGCCGAGCGCGCCTATCTGTTTGCGGTCAACACCGACGCCCGCGTCTGGCTGGTTTTCGAGGTTCGCGGCAATGGCCTCACGACAGTCATCCCCCCCACCGGCCACGAGGCCGTGCAGCCCGGCAACGCCACCAATCGGCTGGCCGTCGCCCACGCCGGCGACCGATTAACGTTGAGCGTCAATAATGCGCCCGTCGGCGAATTAACCGGCGTCCAATCCGGCGCGCCCGTCCTGGCCGGCGTGGCCGCCGCGAGCTATACCACCCAGTCGTCGGCCGATGCGCGCTTCGATAATTTCTTTTGGAGTGGCGAGTAG
- a CDS encoding DinB family protein — protein sequence MSIIGDLIRRFTERRAGGQTVEQLIERLVESGQVVAERLARAADTPGNCEAAAHIIGIERWSARRLRTALGDVAVRDEYDGYRPATSLTMAELAEAFAAAREQTTALAQQTANLPPSVTAHHNDLGDLSVKGWLFYIENHALRESIRIRGEK from the coding sequence ATGAGCATCATCGGCGATCTGATCAGGCGCTTTACGGAACGGCGGGCCGGGGGACAAACGGTCGAGCAATTGATCGAGAGGCTGGTCGAATCGGGGCAGGTGGTGGCCGAACGGCTGGCGCGGGCGGCCGATACGCCCGGCAATTGCGAGGCGGCGGCCCACATCATCGGCATCGAGCGCTGGAGCGCGCGCCGGCTACGGACGGCGCTGGGCGACGTGGCGGTCCGGGATGAGTACGACGGCTACCGCCCGGCAACCAGCCTGACGATGGCGGAACTGGCCGAGGCCTTTGCCGCCGCCCGCGAGCAGACAACGGCGCTGGCCCAGCAAACAGCCAACCTGCCACCCAGCGTGACCGCCCACCATAACGACCTGGGCGATCTCAGCGTGAAAGGTTGGCTGTTCTACATCGAAAACCACGCCTTGCGCGAATCGATTCGCATTCGCGGCGAGAAGTGA